Proteins from a single region of Pseudorasbora parva isolate DD20220531a chromosome 22, ASM2467924v1, whole genome shotgun sequence:
- the LOC137058293 gene encoding uncharacterized protein, whose protein sequence is MPWSKGILCFTMAVIMLSYSRAVLEGFSEMGAVYGAVSESPIHFGKLLFGAQGAVSDPRSPIQSEEYRSNEEERFHLAKAKLQRLGTSVHCGNDSMTLHIPGSRMLRFLVNQGDQSPVPLSEMPASCGFSLKRVRRHVSLVAPYQGCHVRQQGGSYVLPLIVMGAPVQMSCPMSPRLPTVSCYPSGMIISLDVRADDVKVKVDGSWQPLLLICSICSFTLETVGGSLVVTAPFTGSCWETEDASMQLPLLYGDREVTLSCPVTQPMLTPTTTASTISVAQDLTHGQQMFYPLPFRSPWWYPHYHGVPPTAPPTTTMATTQAPGQQMFQQMYPMFYPHYFSKGFPEAPQPQQTRYPMFPPYMYHVKNPVATTTPATTSTTTAAQFEQFRGSPMYKFYGPRPFVPPGFKYPFMPQYP, encoded by the exons ATGCCTTGGTCAAAAGGCATCTTGTGTTTCACAATGGCTGTAATAATGTTGAGTTATTCAAGGGCTGTCCTTGAGGGTTTTTCTGAAATGGGTGCTGTTTATGGAGCAGTCTCTGAAAGTCCAATCCATTTTGGCAAACTTTTATTTGGTGCTCAAGGTGCAGTATCTGATCCGAGATCACCAATACAGTCTGAAGAATACCGGTCAAATGAAGAAG AGCGGTTCCACCTTGCTAAAGCTAAGCTGCAGCGGCTGGgtacttctgtgcactgtggaAATGATTCAATGACCTTGCACATTCCAGGATCAAGGATGCTGCGCTTTCTGGTTAATCAAG GAGACCAGTCACCAGTGCCTTTGTCTGAGATGCCAGCCAGCTGTGGTTTCTCACTGAAGCGAGTACGCAGGCATGTTTCTCTTGTTGCTCCATaccagggctgtcatgtcagaCAACAG GGTGGAAGTTATGTTCTGCCACTTATTGTTATGGGGGCTCCAGTGCAAATGTCTTGCCCCATGAGTCCTCGTCTCCCTACAGTCTCCTGCTACCCTTCTGGCATGATCATCTCACTTGATGTCAGAGCAGATGATGTCAAAGTTAAAG TTGATGGATCATGGCAGCCTCTGCTTCTAATATGTTCTATATGCTCATTCACATTGGAGACTGTTGGTGGTTCACTGGTTGTCACTGCGCCGTTCACAGGAAGCTGTTGGGAAACTGAG GATGCGTCCATGCAGCTCCCTTTGCTGTATGGTGACCGGGAAGTGACTCTTTCCTGTCCTGTGACGCAACCAATGCTGACCCCAACAACCACTGCCTCTACTATTTCTGTGGCCCAGGACCTAACTCACGGTCAACAAATGTTTTACCCTCTCCCGTTTAGGAGCCCATGGTGGTATCCACACTATCATGGTGTTCCTCCTACTGCGCCACCTACAACGACTATGGCGACGACTCAAGCCCCTGGCCAACAAATGTTCCAGCAAATGTATCCCATGTTTTATCCACATTACTTTTCTAAAGGTTTTCCAGAAGCACCACAGCCTCAACAGACTAGGTACCCAATGTTTCCTCCCTATATGTACCACGTCAAGAACCCAGTTGCAACAACCACACCTGCAACAACTTCCACAACCACTGCTGCCCAGTTTGAGCAGTTCAGAGGTTCTCCAATGTACAAATTTTATGGCCCTCGACCTTTTGTGCCTCCTGGTTTTAAATACCCATTTATGCCCCAGTATCCATAA